CGTCGCCGTGGTGGTGAAGGTGATCGGGTGGGGGTGACCCTGTTCACTTCCAGACCGCGCACGGCCCACCCCTATATACCTGGGCCGCCACCCCTCACCCATGACGCACCGCCCCCTCATGAGCGACCAGACGCTCTTCCGCGACCCCGACCTCTTCGAGTTCGACCGCCTCCCCGAACAGTTCCATTACCGCGACACCCAGATCAAGGACCTCGCCTTCGCCCTGCGGCCCGCCCTCCGCGGCGTCCGGCCCTTGAACACCGTCCTCCGGGGACCGCCCGGCACCGGGAAGACCACGGCGGTCCGCCGGATCTTCGCCGAGGTTGAGGAGACGACGCAGCGGGTGGTGCCGGTCCTCGTCTCCTGCCAGAAGGACCGGACGAGGCCGGCGGTCTTCGCCCGCATCTACGAGGGGATCGCGGGCCACAAACCCCCGGCGGTCGGCGTGCCCTACACCAAGATCGTCGACGAGGTGGGACACCTCCTGGCCACCCGCGACGCGGTCCTCGTCGTCTGCCTCGACGACGCCGACGCACTCCTCCTCGACGGCGTGTTGAACGAGGTACTCGCCGCCATCCTCCGCCTCCACGAGAGTTATCCGGGCGCACGGACCGGGGTGTGGATGACCGTCTCGTGCCCGGCCCTCGACCTCCTCCGCGACCTCGACCGCCCGACGTTCTCCGTGCTCTGCCCGAACGAAGTTCTCTTCCCGCCCTACACCGCCGACGAGGTGCGGGGCATCATCGGCGAGCGCGTGCTTGTCGGCCTGTATCCGGGCGTGCTGCCGCCGGTGGCGATGGACCTTGTCGTCGAGAGGACGATGGCCTGCGGCGACCTGCGGATCGGTCTGGACCTGGTGAAGAGGGCGGTGCTTGCTGCGGAGAAGGAGGCGAGGACCGAGGTGACGGTCGAGGACGTGCTCGCGGCGTACTCCCTCTCCCGGCACCTGCATGTGGCGATTGCGGTGCGGTCCCTCGCGGCGGGGGAGAGGGCGGTGCTCGACGCGGTCCTCGCCCTGGAGCGGGAGGGAAGCGGGCCGGTGACGGCGGGGATGGCGTACGAA
This window of the Methanofollis ethanolicus genome carries:
- a CDS encoding ORC1-type DNA replication protein; its protein translation is MTHRPLMSDQTLFRDPDLFEFDRLPEQFHYRDTQIKDLAFALRPALRGVRPLNTVLRGPPGTGKTTAVRRIFAEVEETTQRVVPVLVSCQKDRTRPAVFARIYEGIAGHKPPAVGVPYTKIVDEVGHLLATRDAVLVVCLDDADALLLDGVLNEVLAAILRLHESYPGARTGVWMTVSCPALDLLRDLDRPTFSVLCPNEVLFPPYTADEVRGIIGERVLVGLYPGVLPPVAMDLVVERTMACGDLRIGLDLVKRAVLAAEKEARTEVTVEDVLAAYSLSRHLHVAIAVRSLAAGERAVLDAVLALEREGSGPVTAGMAYERVCAGGRTSYTTFHERLKKLEHLRLVDLAVRQGKGRTRVIEVRDGVGEVIAPPVGVADDEKRR